From Arachis stenosperma cultivar V10309 chromosome 2, arast.V10309.gnm1.PFL2, whole genome shotgun sequence, one genomic window encodes:
- the LOC130963220 gene encoding uncharacterized protein LOC130963220: MAILVLSDPQKRVIYDQQGEEGLKHMPPPGNEPTNGFNPRNAEDIFEEFYGDNPFGFGSSGPHGRSRFQTEGGGSFSGFHAPLKKPPPVESKLACSLEELYMGSTRKMKISRIVMDANG, encoded by the exons ATGGCAATTTTG GTATTGAGTGATCCTCAAAAGAGGGTGATTTATGATCAGCAAGGAGAGGAAGGTTTGAAACATATGCCACCACCTGGGAATGAACCAACAAATGGATTTAACCCAAGAAATGCAGAGGATATCTTTGAAGAGTTCTATGGAGACAACCCTTTTGGATTTGGATCATCTGGACCTCATGGAAGGTCCAGGTTCCAAACTGAGGGAGGCGGATCATTCAGCGGATTCCATGCGCCGCTGAAGAAGCCGCCTCCTGTCGAGAGCAAGTTGGCATGTAGTTTGGAAGAGTTATACATGGGTTCCACAAGAAAAATGAAGATCTCAAGGATTGTTATGGATGCTAATGGGTGA